From a single Microbacterium murale genomic region:
- a CDS encoding carbohydrate ABC transporter permease produces the protein MSENPVMITDNEPDPDTPPPHRRRARGRWRADLTGWGFVGPAMIIILGLSIFPAAWAFLLSLQKWNGFAEPQFVGGDNYSYLMTDGEFWEAVSHTCLYVALFVPASVLLGLFLAVALNRDIRFIGLYRTAIFVPFVASAAATGILATYLFSPQYGLANNVLRSAGLPAQGWLEDPNQAMLVIAITSLWGQAAFTTVIYLAALQDVPGELLEAARIDGANRWQTFWKVVWPQLGPVTVFVTIWQMIGALQLFDLVYTTTRGGPLDATKTIVYFLWEKAFKTLEFGYGSAAAYVLFAVTLLITIGMVIYARSRKMEAF, from the coding sequence ATGAGCGAAAACCCGGTGATGATCACCGATAACGAACCGGACCCGGATACGCCACCACCGCATCGTCGACGAGCGCGCGGACGATGGCGGGCTGACCTGACCGGCTGGGGCTTCGTCGGTCCGGCCATGATCATCATCCTCGGGCTGTCGATCTTCCCCGCGGCATGGGCATTCCTGCTCTCGCTGCAGAAGTGGAACGGCTTCGCCGAGCCGCAGTTCGTGGGCGGAGACAACTATTCCTACCTCATGACCGACGGCGAGTTCTGGGAGGCAGTGAGCCACACCTGCCTGTACGTGGCGCTCTTCGTTCCAGCATCCGTGCTGCTCGGTCTCTTTCTCGCCGTGGCGCTGAACCGCGACATCAGATTCATCGGTCTCTACCGCACCGCGATCTTCGTTCCGTTCGTCGCGTCGGCCGCAGCCACCGGAATCCTTGCGACCTACCTGTTCAGCCCGCAATACGGTCTGGCCAACAACGTGCTCCGCTCGGCCGGCCTGCCAGCGCAGGGTTGGCTGGAGGACCCCAACCAGGCGATGCTCGTGATCGCGATCACGTCGTTGTGGGGGCAGGCGGCATTCACCACGGTCATCTATCTCGCAGCCCTCCAGGATGTGCCGGGCGAGTTGCTCGAGGCTGCTCGGATCGACGGCGCCAACCGCTGGCAGACCTTCTGGAAGGTCGTCTGGCCCCAGCTCGGGCCGGTGACCGTGTTCGTGACGATCTGGCAGATGATCGGCGCCCTGCAGCTGTTCGATCTCGTCTACACCACCACGCGCGGCGGTCCGTTGGACGCCACCAAGACGATCGTCTACTTCTTGTGGGAGAAGGCATTCAAGACACTCGAGTTCGGGTACGGATCTGCCGCGGCGTATGTGCTGTTCGCTGTGACACTGCTCATCACAATCGGCATGGTGATCTACGCCCGCAGCCGCAAGATGGAGGCGTTCTGA
- a CDS encoding carbohydrate ABC transporter permease encodes MVLNTYAITTGKLDKRPRRRKGFSGWHLVLAPIALLFVIPFAQMVLASLSPADELVKFPPPFIPSRFTIDGFIALFTTTDIVVWLMNSIIVSVIAIVAHVILCSLAGYGFARLKFRGRNFGFFMIVATIMIPTQLLMIPTYVMFSKLGVINTLSAAFVPWLASAFGIFLMRQFFLSIPADIEEAAALDGANRLQTFLRVVLPLAKPAIATLAIFTLLSSWNDLIWPLIAINDDSIFTVQLGIANFQSTRRTQWELLMAGNVIATAPLVIFFLFAQKQFVATMTMSGMKG; translated from the coding sequence ATGGTGCTGAACACCTATGCGATCACGACAGGAAAGCTTGACAAGCGGCCGCGGCGGCGCAAGGGCTTCAGCGGCTGGCATCTCGTGCTCGCGCCCATCGCGCTCCTCTTCGTGATCCCGTTCGCGCAGATGGTGCTGGCTTCTCTGTCGCCTGCGGACGAATTGGTGAAGTTCCCACCTCCGTTCATCCCCTCGCGGTTCACCATCGACGGTTTCATAGCGTTGTTCACGACAACCGACATCGTCGTCTGGCTGATGAACAGCATCATCGTCTCGGTGATCGCGATCGTCGCACACGTGATCCTGTGCTCGCTCGCCGGCTACGGCTTCGCACGATTGAAGTTCCGAGGGCGAAACTTCGGATTCTTCATGATCGTCGCCACGATCATGATCCCGACCCAGTTGCTCATGATCCCGACCTACGTGATGTTCTCCAAGCTCGGCGTGATCAACACCCTCTCGGCCGCCTTCGTGCCGTGGCTCGCTTCGGCGTTCGGCATCTTCCTCATGCGCCAGTTCTTCCTCTCCATTCCTGCGGACATCGAAGAAGCAGCAGCTTTGGACGGTGCGAACCGGCTGCAGACTTTCCTGCGCGTCGTGCTACCGCTGGCCAAGCCTGCTATCGCGACGCTGGCGATCTTCACTCTCCTCAGCTCCTGGAACGATCTGATCTGGCCGCTCATCGCGATCAACGACGACAGCATCTTCACGGTGCAGCTGGGCATTGCGAACTTCCAGAGCACCCGTCGCACACAGTGGGAGCTGCTGATGGCGGGCAATGTCATCGCGACAGCTCCGCTGGTCATCTTCTTCCTGTTCGCGCAGAAGCAGTTCGTCGCGACGATGACGATGTCGGGGATGAAAGGGTGA
- a CDS encoding carbohydrate kinase family protein: MSARVLVAGDANLDLVLRGDVVPRFGQAEQLLDGVDLVLGSSAGICAAGLARLGVATALVARVGADVFGDRTRELLAQAGVEIGAVRVVDEPTGVSVILSAPHDRSILTLTGAFAGITADEVLAAAEGVSHVHFASYFLVPELARELSAVLATLRARGITTSLDTNWDPAERWEGVGECLPLLDLLLPNAAEAIALAAALDPGVAADAESAARLLAAHGPVVVVKNGAAGGLAVTDGLVLRAAGLPVDVVDTTGAGDSFDAGFLASWIEHGDVARALGWAAVAGSLSTRGAGGTGGQASRAEVEQHA; the protein is encoded by the coding sequence GTGAGCGCCCGCGTGCTGGTCGCCGGCGATGCCAATCTCGACCTCGTGCTGCGCGGTGATGTAGTGCCGCGCTTCGGCCAGGCCGAGCAATTGCTCGATGGGGTCGACCTCGTGCTCGGATCGAGTGCGGGCATCTGTGCGGCCGGACTCGCGCGGCTCGGGGTCGCGACGGCGCTGGTGGCGAGGGTCGGGGCTGACGTGTTCGGCGATCGCACCAGGGAACTGCTTGCGCAGGCCGGCGTGGAGATTGGTGCTGTTCGAGTCGTGGACGAGCCCACCGGCGTGTCCGTCATCCTTTCCGCTCCTCACGACCGTTCGATCCTCACGCTCACCGGCGCATTCGCCGGAATAACCGCCGATGAGGTGCTCGCGGCTGCCGAAGGCGTGAGCCATGTGCACTTCGCGTCCTACTTCCTCGTGCCCGAGCTCGCTCGCGAGCTGTCCGCGGTGCTCGCGACGTTGCGTGCTCGAGGGATCACGACGAGCCTCGACACCAACTGGGACCCGGCCGAGCGGTGGGAAGGAGTGGGGGAGTGTCTGCCGCTGCTCGACCTGCTGTTGCCGAATGCTGCCGAAGCGATCGCGCTGGCGGCAGCGCTCGATCCGGGCGTCGCCGCGGATGCCGAGTCCGCAGCCCGGCTGCTCGCCGCACACGGACCGGTCGTCGTCGTTAAGAACGGTGCCGCCGGCGGGCTGGCAGTGACAGACGGACTCGTCCTGCGGGCTGCGGGCCTGCCTGTCGACGTCGTGGACACGACCGGAGCGGGCGACAGCTTCGACGCGGGATTCCTCGCCTCGTGGATCGAGCACGGCGATGTGGCTCGTGCGCTGGGCTGGGCGGCTGTCGCCGGTTCGCTCTCCACCCGCGGAGCCGGCGGCACTGGCGGGCAGGCGAGTCGCGCCGAAGTCGAGCAGCACGCATGA
- a CDS encoding sterol carrier family protein, producing MARKIDVSAGRAALAAVRTATEATVKPARTDLATAVRYLLQLLDEKAPGNSVEVRVPPFGAVQVVQGPRHTRGTPPNVIEMDAATWIDMATGVESWDEAVAGGRVQASGTRADLSDLMPLRP from the coding sequence GTGGCCAGAAAGATCGACGTGAGTGCAGGGCGCGCTGCACTGGCCGCCGTGCGCACCGCGACCGAGGCCACGGTGAAGCCAGCGCGCACCGACCTCGCGACAGCGGTGCGCTACCTTCTGCAGCTGCTCGATGAGAAGGCACCTGGCAACAGCGTCGAGGTGAGAGTGCCGCCGTTCGGCGCGGTGCAGGTCGTGCAGGGGCCGCGGCATACGCGCGGCACGCCACCGAATGTCATCGAGATGGATGCGGCGACCTGGATCGACATGGCGACGGGTGTCGAGAGCTGGGACGAGGCCGTCGCCGGAGGGCGCGTTCAGGCCTCAGGCACACGCGCCGACCTTTCGGACCTGATGCCGCTGCGCCCCTAG
- a CDS encoding heme ABC transporter ATP-binding protein: MSAGLRASGVTVRVPGGRAILLDASIDVHPGEIHALVGPNGAGKTTLFGVLAGDIAPGSGTVEIDGRSITGIRPRELARTRAVLLQENAVSFPFRAEQVVRMGRAPWARTPREADDDAAITAAMRATEIDALAHRPVSSLSGGERARVAIARVLAQSAPIMLLDEPTASLDLKHHEDVMRLVRATADAGTAVAVVLHDLNAALAHADRLTLLASGRVIASGSPAEVLTGQRIAQVYGQAVDVFPHPITGAPLVVPRR; encoded by the coding sequence ATGAGCGCGGGGCTGCGGGCCTCCGGCGTCACCGTCCGTGTCCCCGGAGGCAGAGCCATCCTCTTGGATGCCTCGATCGACGTGCACCCCGGTGAGATCCATGCCCTGGTGGGGCCCAACGGCGCGGGAAAGACCACGCTGTTCGGGGTGCTCGCCGGGGACATCGCGCCGGGATCCGGCACAGTCGAGATCGATGGGCGTTCGATCACCGGCATCCGGCCCCGCGAGCTCGCCCGCACGCGGGCGGTGCTGCTGCAGGAGAACGCCGTCTCGTTCCCTTTCCGTGCGGAACAGGTCGTGAGGATGGGCCGCGCGCCGTGGGCGCGCACCCCGCGCGAGGCGGATGACGACGCCGCCATCACCGCGGCGATGCGCGCAACCGAGATCGACGCGCTCGCGCATCGACCGGTGTCGTCGCTGTCAGGAGGCGAGCGGGCCAGGGTGGCCATCGCCCGCGTGCTGGCGCAGTCGGCGCCGATCATGCTGCTCGACGAGCCGACAGCCTCTCTCGATCTCAAACACCATGAAGACGTCATGCGCCTCGTGCGCGCCACAGCGGATGCCGGCACCGCCGTCGCCGTGGTGCTGCATGACCTCAACGCCGCACTCGCCCACGCCGACCGGCTGACGCTGCTCGCTTCCGGGCGCGTGATCGCGTCGGGATCGCCCGCGGAAGTCCTGACGGGTCAGCGCATCGCACAGGTGTACGGGCAGGCGGTGGATGTGTTCCCGCATCCGATCACCGGTGCTCCGCTGGTCGTGCCACGGCGGTGA
- a CDS encoding FecCD family ABC transporter permease, producing the protein MTSEVITRTPERHRVMRFGLVALGLSGALVLTCIVSLASGQYSLSPTQIVGILLHGVGIETTWAPANLSDAGVIFNIRLPRLVLGILVGTALAVAGVLMQAIFGNPLADASVVGVSSGAALGAAASLTFGLSTFGMWTTPALSFIGGLIAVFSVYFISRSGGRTEVVTLLLTGIAINAIGGAGMAFMTFLGTTSTREQIVFWQLGSLNGALWPNIAVVAPLTGVGIVVAVIVAHQLDLFALGERTARHLGVHVELLRIVVIVTVAILVCAAVAFAGIIGFVGLVIPHLMRMVIGPAHLPVIVASAIGGALLIALADLVARTAVPLADMPIGMITSLVGGPFFLWLLVRTRRRAGGWA; encoded by the coding sequence ATGACCTCAGAGGTCATCACCCGCACGCCCGAGCGGCACCGGGTGATGAGGTTCGGGCTGGTCGCTCTCGGCCTCTCCGGGGCACTCGTGCTGACCTGCATCGTGTCGCTCGCGAGCGGACAGTACTCGCTGTCCCCCACCCAGATCGTCGGCATCCTGCTGCACGGCGTCGGCATCGAGACCACATGGGCCCCGGCGAATCTCTCCGATGCGGGCGTGATCTTCAACATCCGCCTGCCCCGCCTCGTGCTCGGCATCCTCGTCGGCACCGCGCTGGCGGTCGCCGGCGTGCTGATGCAGGCGATCTTCGGGAATCCGCTGGCGGATGCCAGTGTCGTCGGCGTCTCGTCCGGAGCAGCCCTGGGGGCGGCTGCCAGCCTCACGTTCGGCCTGTCGACCTTCGGGATGTGGACCACCCCCGCACTGTCGTTCATCGGGGGACTCATCGCAGTGTTCTCGGTGTACTTCATCAGTCGATCCGGCGGGCGGACCGAAGTCGTCACGTTGCTGCTCACAGGCATCGCGATCAACGCGATCGGCGGCGCGGGCATGGCGTTCATGACGTTCCTCGGCACAACCTCGACGCGCGAGCAGATCGTCTTCTGGCAGCTCGGCTCCCTCAACGGGGCGCTGTGGCCGAACATCGCCGTCGTCGCGCCGTTGACCGGGGTCGGCATCGTGGTCGCGGTGATCGTGGCTCATCAGCTGGACCTTTTCGCGCTCGGCGAGCGCACCGCACGGCACCTCGGGGTGCATGTGGAGCTTCTGCGGATCGTCGTGATCGTGACCGTCGCCATCCTGGTCTGCGCCGCTGTCGCGTTCGCAGGCATCATCGGGTTCGTCGGACTCGTGATCCCTCATCTCATGCGCATGGTCATCGGTCCCGCGCATCTACCGGTGATCGTCGCTTCTGCGATCGGCGGCGCGTTGCTCATCGCCCTCGCCGACCTCGTCGCCCGCACTGCCGTGCCACTGGCCGACATGCCGATCGGGATGATCACCTCGCTCGTCGGCGGCCCGTTCTTCTTGTGGCTGCTCGTGCGCACGCGCCGTCGCGCCGGAGGGTGGGCATGA
- a CDS encoding heme/hemin ABC transporter substrate-binding protein, translating to MRARLSLLIAATLVFGLAGCAIPATAGSEGAASDTCPAAAQQLSDLELVDDVRTATGGSTACLPDHAISAVSDKTAPELPVTVTDAEGRDVEVSDVSRILPIDISGTIAATVFALGMGADVVGRDSSTTFDGTQELPVVTKAGHTLNPEAILELAPTVILTDTTIGPKEVRQQLRDAGIAIVVISDELRLDSTDQLIEEVASALGISSRGQELIAQVDADLTAALAEIAQVVPADESERARMLFLYVRGSANVYYIFGKDSGADSLIEAVGGIDVASEIGWEGNKPMTAEALVAAQPDVLVMMTDGLESVDGIDGLIERVPAVAETPAGVNRRVIDMADGEILSFGPRSPEIIRAIARALYAPASGEIAE from the coding sequence ATGCGCGCTCGTCTTTCCCTGCTCATCGCGGCCACTCTGGTCTTTGGACTAGCCGGATGCGCCATCCCGGCGACCGCAGGCTCAGAGGGCGCAGCATCCGACACCTGCCCCGCCGCCGCGCAGCAACTGTCAGATCTCGAACTCGTCGACGACGTGCGCACCGCGACCGGGGGTTCCACCGCGTGCCTTCCCGATCATGCGATCAGTGCTGTCTCCGACAAGACCGCACCCGAGCTCCCCGTCACCGTCACCGACGCCGAAGGCCGAGACGTCGAGGTATCCGATGTGAGCCGCATCCTGCCGATCGACATCTCCGGCACCATCGCGGCCACGGTCTTCGCGCTCGGCATGGGCGCTGACGTCGTCGGTCGCGACTCCTCCACGACCTTCGACGGGACGCAGGAACTGCCGGTCGTCACCAAGGCCGGCCACACCCTCAACCCGGAGGCGATCCTCGAACTCGCCCCGACCGTGATCCTCACCGATACGACGATCGGACCGAAAGAGGTGCGCCAGCAGCTGCGCGACGCAGGCATCGCGATCGTCGTGATCTCGGATGAGCTGCGCCTCGACAGCACCGACCAGCTCATCGAGGAGGTGGCGTCAGCGCTCGGCATCTCGAGCCGTGGTCAGGAACTCATCGCCCAGGTGGACGCAGACCTCACTGCGGCGCTCGCGGAGATCGCACAGGTCGTACCTGCGGACGAGTCCGAACGCGCGCGGATGCTGTTTCTGTACGTGCGCGGCAGCGCGAACGTGTACTACATCTTCGGCAAGGACTCCGGCGCCGATTCGCTCATCGAGGCGGTCGGCGGCATCGATGTCGCGAGTGAGATCGGCTGGGAGGGCAACAAGCCCATGACGGCCGAGGCACTCGTCGCCGCGCAGCCCGACGTGCTGGTCATGATGACGGACGGCTTGGAGTCGGTCGACGGCATCGACGGGCTCATCGAACGGGTGCCTGCTGTCGCTGAGACGCCCGCCGGCGTCAACCGCCGCGTGATCGACATGGCGGACGGCGAGATCCTCAGCTTCGGCCCACGATCCCCCGAGATCATCCGCGCGATCGCGCGCGCTCTCTACGCGCCCGCCTCCGGCGAGATCGCAGAATGA